The Tursiops truncatus isolate mTurTru1 chromosome 9, mTurTru1.mat.Y, whole genome shotgun sequence DNA segment GTTTATAGCCAAAAGATGGATTATAAAGCAATAAAAGCAAGAGTAGCTGAAGttgaacacaaacacacacactgaaaatatggcatctttaaaaaaaaaaatatgtaccaAGATCGAAACATGATACCAGGGAAAGTGATCTGAAGCCACCCAAGTCCTGAAATGGTTTGTGGtttaggcaattttttttttaattggccatCAACTCTTCACTGTCTTCTCCTTTCCTAGTTCAACGCTGGAGTTTGGGAATGATGCAACTACAGCGGAAGGCTTCAGTGCTCCGTGGAGACAAAAGAACCAAGACAGTTAACTCAGGCTAACAAGTGAGTGCCTCAGACTAACTGAAAAATCCGGTCCAGCTGTTTTGCATATGTTTGACACTAACTGgcttttagattaaaaatatgactttctGCCCCCGcagaaagtttaagtaaaaaatggcttttttttttttttttaaagagcatcaGAAAGCTTTCatactatgtatatatttactaCAAAAGCTGAACCAAGCACACACACAGTAAGGGGGAAAATTGACTCCAATTGAtagctggtttaaaaaaataaaataggcaaaccaaataatctgaaaataGGGTTTGTCATGGAAACAGCATATTAATGGGACCATATTCCCAGTAGCTTTATGGTTTTTCAGGCAAGTCTTATTTTGCCATCACtgttgaaagaaacaaaagaatacactggCTTTCTATATGCTACACAATTTAAAACAAGTTGTTTTGTAAAAACAAAGCCTGCTGGTGgcttaaaaatgtcttttcaaattacttaAATCCAGCATTTTAAAACCTGTCTGCATCGAATTTTATAGTTACATCATTTTAAGGACACCCACAATAagaatgctttgtatttattcttaGAATAGAGACTaataatcttaaaaatttttttccagaaactatttgttgaataatctAGTGAGAAGACCTGTTTTAATTTAGCCTAAGAATTGCTATTTTTTGTGTGCCTACACAATAAAACCTTCTCCAATATCTACTATATTAGATTaatgtaacaaagaaaaaaagaacataaagttGCACCTTGCTAATTAAAACTGAATGCTCTATTTTCAATTAGATTTAAGTTTTTCATTtgccttaaaataaataatgatgatgactTATAAGACAACTGCCTTATAACCATGAAAGTAACTCTATTTTATTAAAGGTCTTCATTTTAGCCCCTTGTCATTTTATCACAAAATGTTTTCATGGGAAAATTTAATATAGATATTTTTAGTGTATAAAGGAATAAGAGACTTGTCTTCCAAAGGTTTTTGAGGTTTTCCATCTGGCATTCTCCTTTTCTCATAACCTTATTTccatattgtaaaatatataagtaaactttgtaattttataaaaattagtatGTGTATacttatgtgtatattttatagagagatatagacatatgtatatatacagtctACATATTATACACTTACATTAATTCTAACTAAGAGTAGACCAACCAGATAATTCCTCTAGGGAAGGTTCCTTGAACAATATAAAAATGGATCTTCAGAAGCAAACAACAAAACAGCCTTATACACCCAACTGCTGCTTAAAATGCTTATAAACACACAGGCAGTTAACCATTTATTGATTGCCTATTTATGGTTTTGGAATATCCAAGATTATGGAAAGTATAAGATAATACTTCATAAAAATCGTGACAAAGATGATGgttgatgatttaaaaataaacctccaTATTATAGAAAGTTACGTAAATTtaccctttaaaagaaaaaaagctgtaatAAAATTAGAGTTCTCTTTTTAATAATCTTCTTTGAGTAAAGAAATAATTTGCAAACTTCTGTTCTATATTGTTACTGTCATGGAAACAGATCTTTCCTAGGGACTTCACAACATCAATCACTACAATGCAAGTCGGTTAATTCTTTGGAAGGACTGATCTGAAGGTTTAAAGATAGACTTTTTCGTTGAAATTCCTGAATTTATATACTGTGGGATTGGCTATAGACACTATAAAATGTAAAGGTAGTTCATAGCGCATACAGTTCCAGCTCTATTATTTTCAGGCACAAAGACCATATAATTTTGTacaaaactttgatttttttatttgtgaaattaaaaatatggtattatatatataaacttctaTTCCTCTATAAATATAGATGATTTTGTGATAATGAACAGAATAAATGCATACCAAATTCAAAGACCATTGTCATTTTAGGGTATGACAGACATAGATAGATTTAGGTCCTAAGTACCGGCATTTTGATAAACTCTTAAAGTTTAAAACAATACATCAGGAGGATTGCTTTTCTCGTCTTTTTCACAGAGAActaaagtgaatatttttaaatggctttgaAAGATTTACATTTGACACATTTCTGTAAATCCAAAAAGGAGCACACAGGATTTAGTGCAGCAGACCTGCACACATTCTCCCTTTAGCATGCATgcccatattttgtttatttcaggaGCTAATCCCATCAATTATTCCACCTCCTTTACCTCCTGGAATCTTACCAGGTTATTATTAGTGATGTGGATTGTTTCTCCCTCAGAATGTGTTGTTGAATAATAATCGTAGTAATATGTTGAAAGTGtacaagttttacattttaaagtttctgatATATGTCTAATTATTATTTGATTGAAAATAAGAAAGTAGCACTTCATTTTGAGGACGTCCATTACACTGAAATCTCCTTCAAGTTTTCATATTCAGTTTACCGTTTTGCTGTCCTGTTAAGGAAAGCAAAGATCAGCTCCTTAACAAAGCTTTCCAGGTGACctaacatttccattttacagaacgGTAAATCTTTATGCAGGCTGTCTCAATCCTAGAGGCACGTTGCCAGGCATCCGTATGCAATtagaattaacattttataacTCCCATCTTCAGTCTCTCCCAACCCACACAAAGATTCATGCCTCTTCCCAAATCTCAGTAACCACATCTTTCCATGACGCTGGGCGAACCCATACCAGGTTTTAGACGCTGGAGAATGAAATGAGCTCATCCACCAAAAATTAGACTTAAGAAAAGTTTGGCATTGGTTATCCCACTCACCCTCTAACCAACTTAGGTGGAAGAAGGGAGTGTCTGGGCGTTTGAGGCCAGAGCGAGGGAGGCTGCAGCTGCCAGTGCCCACATCCGTGGGCCTCCTCGAAGCTAGGGGTAAGGTTCTGGACAGTGAAAATTTCAGCTTCGGATAGTCTAAGGGACAGGCCTTTGCAATCTGGCCCCGGACAAGGGCTGACTTGGGATGGGCGGGGTTCCACTCTCGGACTTGCAAGCTTTGTGGAGTTCTGTACCTTAAGAGCCCAGACCCCAGCAagcatggggagggagggagcagacagAGGAGCAGGAAAGTGATCCGGGCGGTGCAAACCCAAGCACTCCCCACCCCGCGTCAGGGAGGGGTGCGCCAGCACCAACAGAAGCAACGAGCAGTGAGCTCTGGTTTTCTCTCTGCGGTACTCTGCAAAGGGCAAGAAGAAAAAGTCTCAAATGGTTAAACCGCCctaaataattacaatttaaaccaaaaacaaaaaaggaaagtaaaagaaaaacccGTGAACGGTCgtcatttaaatacaaatatacttACAAAAATCTTACACAGGCTATTTACAATCATAAAAGCGTACAGTCCCGGTACCAGAGCAAGAGAGGTCTGTCCATCCTGCTCTGGCAGTTGGGCCCTCGAGTCCCTTTGCCCCCAGGGACAGAGCTTTTGCAGGAGCCTTGTTGTTAAAAGGAGCCCGCGAAAGTGAATGGCTACTGAGAAAGCTTCGAGTAGCCAGACTTGGCAAGGATTCCATAGGGCCAGCATTTTGGGGTGGCTGGGACCAGGCTGAGGGCTGGGAATGGGCTGAGTCCCCAGTCTCAGACGGTGGTCTCCCCCTGTTTGCTATTGGTGAGCCTAGTGTAGAACTTCCTCCAGGAGTTGAGGGTCTTGCCGGACCAGATCCAGAAGCCTGACGTGATGCCCACGATCAGCGTCATAAGATACTTGATCATGAAGACTGTGAAGTCAGGGCTCATGGGCGGGTGCGGCGGGGCGCCGCCCgcctggaggtgggggcaggggatagCATAGCTCTTGCAGCTCTGGGCCACCCAGCTGCGCTCCCACTGGTCCCGGAAGGCCTGCTCGTAGAAGTAGCAGGCAATGACGATAGTGGCTGGCACCGTGTAGAGCACGCTGAAGACGCCGATGCGCACCATGAGCTTCTCCAGCTTCTCGGTCTTGGTGCCGTCGTGTTTCATGATAGTGCGAATGCGGAAGAGGGACACGAAGCCGGCCAGTAGGAAGGACGTGCCGATGAACAGGTACACGAAGAGTGGCGCCAGCACGAAGCCGCGCAGTGCGTCCACGTTGTTGAGCCCCACGAAGCACACCCCGCTCAGCACATCGCCGTCCACCTGGCCCAGCGCCAGGATGGTGATGGTCTTAATGGCCGGCACGGCCCAGGCGGCCAGGTGAAAATACTGCGAGTTGGCCTCGATGGCCTCGTGGCCCCACTTCATGCCGGCCGCCAGGAACCAGGTGAGCGAAAGGATCACCCACCAGATGGAGCTGGCCATGCTGAAGAAGTAGAGCATCATGAAGAGGATGGTGCAGCCCTCCTTCTTGGTGCCCTGCGCCACTGTGCGCGCCCCGTCCTCCGCGAATTTGTCGTTACACACCACCCGGTCCTCCAGCAGGAAGCCGGCGATGTAGGCCACGGCCACTGCCGTGTAGCAGCCCGACAGGAAGATGATGGGCCGCTCCGGGTAGCTGAAGCGCCGCATGTCCACCAGGTACGTGAGCACCGTGAAGAGCGTGGAGGCGCAGCATAGCACTGACCAGATGCCGATCCAGGTGCGCGAGAAGCGCAGCTCCTCCGGCCCAAAATACATAAGCCCGTATACCTTGGTCGGCTCGCAGGGCGCGCCGCAGTCCTTCTCCCCCAGGAAGTGGTAGTTGAGGTAGGAGGGCACCTTGAGGGCGCGCGGGCACGAGAACTTGCCTCGTTCCGACGCGCCGGCGCCCCCCGCGAAGCCGCCCCCCCGGTACCCTCCGCCGCCGTGCTGTGGGTTGCTGGTCCAGAACTCAGGCAGCAGCGAGGGCGTCGGGGTGCCCTTGTCCGACGTGTTCTGGCCCACGCACAGCTCGCCAGCGCCGTGCACCGGGAACTTCTCGCACTTGAGCGTGTCAGGCCACTGGAAGCCGAACTTGTTCATGAGCGCCTCGCAGCCCTGGCGCGCGCGCTCGCACAAGGAGCGGCAAGGCGGCAGAGCCTGCTCCAGCACGGTGCACACGGGCGCGTACATGGAGCACAGGAAGAACTTGAGCTCCGCGGAGCACTGCACCTTCACTAGCGGGTAGAACTGGTGCACCTCGAGGCCCGCATCCTCCTGGTTCGTGTGGCCCAGCAGGTTGGGCATGATGGTCTGGTTGTACGCGATGTCCGTGCACAGCGGGATGGAGATGGGCTGGCAGTAGCCGTGGTCCGGTATGGAGATGCCCCGCTCGCCGTTGTACTGCTGCCCGCTCTGCTGCTGCTGAGGCGGCGGGGGCTGCTGCCCCGGCCCGGGCCCCTGGCCGGCCGCCTGCGCCCGGACCCCCAGCAGCAGCGGAGCCTCCAGCAGCCAAATCAGTAGTAGCACTCCGCGCGCCAAGCGCCCGGAGTCAACTCGGGGGGGACGGCGGCGGCTGCCCACGTCCCCGCTCCCCTCCGCCACCGGTCCAGTGCGGAGCGTCCCGGCACAAAGTTCCCAGCTTGCGCCGCTGGCGGCGGCGGCCCGAGACTTCTTAGGCGCCTCCTCCTCAGCCATACTTTCTCGGCTCCTTTCTTGGCGCCTCTCGGCTGGGGCTGGCTGTGGCGCGGCCGGCGGCTGCTTCCCCTGAGGCCGGGGTGATCTCCTCCCCGCCGGTGCCCTCCGTCGAGCCCGAGCAGTGCTCGGCCCTCTCCACCGGCTCCCGCTCTGCGtcccgcagccgccgccgccgcggaaACTTGCGATTCATGAAGCGCGGGCTGCGGGGAGAGCCCGGGTGGCTCGGGCGCGCCGGGGTCGCGTCCCGCCTTCCTGGCCCTCGGCTAGCTGGCTCCCGGCTGGCGGCGCCGCGCTAGTGGCGGCGGCCGGGTAGAGCGCGCAACTCTCGGCAGCCCAGCAGCCTCGGCTCCCCCCTGCGcctccgccgcctcctcctccgccGCCGCCTGACCATTTGTGTCAATCCCTCAACTCGCTAGCTCTCCTCTCCCTCGCGCGCCCTCGGACCGGTTTCCAGGCGCCCCGCAGTCTGTCTTTCACCGGGAGGGAGGAGCCTTGAAACAGACGCAGAACTGGAGGCTCAGGGACCGTCGCCCAATCTCTGTACTGACTTGCCGGCGCAAAGGGCGCCAGCCGCGGTGTTCCCAGAGCGAAAGTCGGAGGCGGGCGGGTGAAGGAGGAGGCGGGAGAGGGAGGAAGTAGTATTGGTGCAGAGGCACCTCTCGGCACAAAGAGTGGGTTTGCTATGAAGCGGGACAGGCTTGGTTGCTTTTGCTTCTGCGGAAGAAAGGGCGAGGACAAGTAGGAGAATGGTCCCATATGCTGCTGGAGATAATGAATAGGAGTCGGCGGACCGCGCGATTTAGcttttcttttatccatttttgtgtttaaaaattctGCTCTTAGTGCTGGTTACAAACAGCAAACCAAGTGCTTCGATCAGAACAGATACCTTTGACTTAAGGAACGCAAGGCTTCCTTTGAGTTTATATCTGTCgaggttttgttttaaatgttactCTCAAATCTAGAGCTCTCAGGCTGGGCTTGGCGGGCTTTGGACGCGCCATTTCCCCCAAGGAGAAGTTCACGGGATCGctatcaaaggaagaaaaacaacaaccaaacacAAACTTTGatggaatttaaaaagtaaagtcagATATACAGTCCGCTATTACTATCTTTTCTGTGGTCgaactcctttttctcctctttatcaatccagaaacagaagcaaagagAAACTGCCCGTTaaatatttagagagaaaaaCTTGAGAACCCGACGACCTCTCTGAGGGAGCAGAGGAAGCCCGCGCTGCCTGAGACCCCAGAGGTGGTTCGGGGCCGGAACTGCACCTGGGGgcagcctgggccctgggggaGCTCCTGGGAGCCTTCCAAAGCCCGGAGACGCCCACGGACCTGTGGGAAATCCTGGGAGGGTCAGACCCGGGCCAGCTGGGTGCCACAGGCCGGGCTGCAGAGTGGTCTTCCACTCAGACGCAGAACTGCGGATGCCGgttcacaaaacaaacaaaacaacacaattcATCTCAGCCGACTTACATTCTTGTTGTTTTCgtgtaagatttttttaaagtgatgctTTGACTACGTGACTCAGTTTTATCAATAAAATGCCACTGTATTATTAATTCTACCTAGGATTGGTTGACCTATGATTAGACTCTCTTGGGATACTTTTCTACagttattttctatcttttgtttatccattcatttgtttaataaatacttacCAAGCTCATATTATGCTATAAGCACTGTTAGGTAGTAGAATACAAAGATAAGCAAGACATGGGCTGGCCTTACAGGAAGGCATAGTGCAGTGGGGCACAGAGATGTAGATCAGTTCTCTTGGTGCCCATCCCAAAGCTAAAGGAGCACTGGAAAGCAGCCAGCCAGTGGAAATGGGTAGGGAGGGTTCTGGTGGAGAAGTGGGTGGAAGGTGCAAAAGACAGGAGCTCTGAAGTGCTTAAAttgctgcagggggagggggctgggtgtGGCTGAGATATTATGAGGAAGGcaggagaaaaattttaatcCATGCTAAAAAGTCTGGGTTAAATTATATAGACAACAGGGCGATGTTGAGGGTCACTTTTTCCCACATAAGCAGGGGGTGGCTGAACAATATTGTTATAATTTATATCTGTTTGGTATGTTAAACTCAACTAAAATGCagcttttttggtctttttttaaagagcaatgCTCCTCAAACTATGATCTCTGAACcagcagcagcacctgggaacttgttagaaatgcagattctccaGCCCCATCCATACCTACTGAGTCAGACATCCAGGTGAGTGTGATGCACTCAAAGTTTAAGGACCATTGCTCTAGAGAATAACTGTTGTATCCTTTTCTACACTGAGCACTATATTAATCATTTTGAGGTTAATTCTATCTTGAAATTGTCATATTAGTGGATACCAAATGGTATTTTATATTGGGCCTGATCATTTACTGTCTAATCAGTCTGGTCATCAGATCTACAAAATTGAATTGATCATCTAATTCCTGAGAATGAATCAGACCACCGAACTGCCTAAGGCCACAATGACTGAACATAGAGCCCTCATTCATAAATCATTTAAATCATGAAACAGGAAAGTCAACTGGAAGTAAAATTCTTCATTCTCACATAATTCATAGGAtggattttaaaagacaattcCAGCTGGATAATGTACCCACTAAAAAAAGTTCAGTTTATCAATATTCGCAGATACTCTCTTAAGAGCCCCAGAGTTTTTCAGAGCTTTGCAGTGGTTCAGCAGGTGGCTTCAGGATGACTGGGAAAAAGGGAAGCTGGGGCACAATGTCATTGGGAAGCTTAAACATTAGTCTACATGTACTACTTTAGGTGAGTGTCACTTGTCCTACATACTAAAAGGTCACTGTAAATTTCATCACCGTGCATGTTGGTGTCTCTAAAGATTGTGCAGTCATATCTTTACCTGTTGAAATGAAATGACATCTATTTGTTTCAGATAcatatattatcatttttcaaatattcatgGATGTAGTAAattcataaaattcatatttgttttaaagcatttctggattcctatttttttaaagaaaatgcaacAGATATCATAATGTACAACAGGTATCATatgtgaatgagtgtgtgtgtgtgtgtgtgtgtgtgtgtgtgtgttgacaaTAATTCATGAAAGATTTTGGTATTGAAAAGGAGGTTGGGAAGCACAGGTGCTCCCTGAGGTCCTTAGAGCACTCACCATTCATAACTATTCATTTTATCCTTCAGCATCCTGGCCCACAAGTCTCCCAGGGACACCTTTCTCTAGCCTCTCACCCTGATGCTCTTTCTTCTGCTGATAACGTCCCATGCTTAGAAACTTTACCATGTTTCTTCTGCCACTCCTCTTGTGTAAAGACTACTCTGTCTTGTGTTCCATTCTCTCAAGGTCATTCTTGGTGACTGGGCTCGGTGAAAAGTCAATTTATTCTAGTGTATTAATTACCAAGAAACATCCAGTGTATTAAGcatccaccatcaccatcacttcAGATGCTTCCTCTTCTCCCCCAAGGGGGTAGGGCACAGGGAGTTTAGCAGAATGCAGTTCTGTTCCCCAGAGTAGGTCTGTCCTGCTTCAAAAGTTGTTCTCTTGAAATACGTGAGCTTGTTTTATCTTCCACTGGACAGTGAAGTTTACTAGGGAGGAGGCTCAGAAGTGCAGtcagagctaaaaagaaaaagaaagtcatttttGCCAGATCATGGAACCAGAAGGAACCCAAAATATCATCTAAGGACTAGTTAATTTTCTCCAGTTTATAATTAAGAATGCTAGAtccaaaaatgttaaaggaagagaTACAGGTTAAATGGCCTTGTTTGGcatgaattttgttaaatgcttattTTAGTCCTTTCTATATTCTTTTGAGTAGCTAtcgttctttttattttttaaaaaaatcagttttctgtAGAAGTTTTCTCTCAATGGATTGTGTAAAAAATGACCTTGTCAAAAAAGTGTTTCCTGAGAGTTATtttccaaagttaaaaaaaaaaaaaaaaaacctaggttgtcttatctattttttataccAATACGTTACTTCATTTATCAAACCTACGTGATACAGAGGAAGGTATTAAAATCAGGAACAGTTCAGGGTGGTAACCAATAAAAATTAGTGTTATGGAAGGTCTTTTGGGGAGATGATAATAGCAGTGGTAACAAAATGTAAGAAGGAAAATATGAGCAGCATATTTTGACAttaatctaaaatatattattttctcatatatggTAGAAGGGGTTGAGATCCACAGATAAAAATTACTAAGTAAGTATGAACTATTATGAActtggtaataaaaatattttaattaggtAAAAGCTATAAGCATAACCCAATTCCTCCTTGATACTGATTCTTCAAGCATCAGTCAAGTTTTCTTATATCGAAGATCTTGTTTTATCAGCCCTTGCCCAAATCTTCTGAAGTTTCTCCAGACTGCTTATGTCAGGTTGAATATGGATAATTACCAGTTCCAATTACGTACAATTGGGTGCACATAGACTCGCCTGGAGTTAGGTGACTGTTCCAGGTGCAACCTGGCAGATCTAAGATAGTTTAAAACTCAACTTTATAAGGTTGGGCTCACACCTCTGTATCACTTTTGTATGTTAGGAATGGAAAGTGAGAACTTGGTTTACTATGCTTTGAGTGTCTGATGCTTATCTTTGAATTCCTAGTGAAGAGATATTGATTGGTTCAGGAGCTGGTAGTGATTAAGAAAGGCTGGGCTATGCTATTCCCACCTTCCTCGGAGGCATCACCTGAGGTCTGTTATATTGTCTTTGTAGAGACACTTTATCTAAGCTTTCAGCATagatttctacttctttcttcttGAATTTCTAACCCAGGAATTATGGCAGAAGCTAATTCTTAACTTACAAAACATCCGTATTCTTTTGCAAAAACTCTAAAActaaatgtcttttctttcttaatttttttcttcactcttaCACAAATCTGTTCTTGACATTGGTGAGATTGTTCTTGGATTCATTTATACACAGAACCTCAATTCATAGGCGCTCTTTGAAAGGTCCATCTTTTGAGAACATATATTGCTTTCCCTAAAACAGCTTATCAAAGGAGACTATCAGTTTGACTATCCTGACTTTTATCTTACAGGGCACTTATAGCCGATTAATATTAAGATCCTAAACTAACTTAGCTTTTGTGAGTCAGCCGTAATTTGTTAGAATTTACATTTGAAACATGGTTAAGACTCAAAGGTTGAATATAGATGGGTATATTCAGTAGGTCTAGGTTCTTATCATGGATTACTTATACACAAATCTcacagaacacattttaaaaaaatagaagtatgAAAGGGAGATCACCATCACTGAATTATCATCAATAAGGTAGGGTAGTTATTACCCCCAAATCTTCTTATAGTTCAAAGATTAAACTGTAAAAGAAGATTTTGCTAAATATATTACTTAAATCTTagtttaaaatacaaaaagctATCTCATGACTCTGCTTTAATGAGTTCTGTTGTCATTATGCAATTGGAAATAGTGTATACTATCTGGGAAAACTTCTGCAAAACATGTACACATTTGTATTCGATCTAAAATGCAGTCCTTCTCTGAGGCCCTGGGAAAGAAATATAGATGATCCCttgtaaattaaaatgttatgtttCTTAAAGAGGCCTCTCTGATTGGCTAAGATGTGGGGAGCATAGTTTGGAGTCATTTTGGTGCCGAAAGAGGTTTTTTAAGAGTTCAAGTAAAACTTCTGCCTCTGGAAGTGAGCATGTCTGCTCTCCCTTCTGGATGACTTGACATTTTGTGTGTGAGGGGGAGAGATAATATTATACATCTTTTAACATCATAGTCTTATcaaattgtggttttttttgtttgtttacttgcttCTTGCTTTAACCTGAAATCCTCTGGCTGAAGATACAACATGTAAGTCAATCCATGGTGTCTAAAGTATTAGTAAAAATGCTTCTTAAAATAACATCTTTGGAATTATGATTAAGAACAAATGGAACAGGCAACCAGA contains these protein-coding regions:
- the FZD1 gene encoding frizzled-1, whose amino-acid sequence is MAEEEAPKKSRAAAASGASWELCAGTLRTGPVAEGSGDVGSRRRPPRVDSGRLARGVLLLIWLLEAPLLLGVRAQAAGQGPGPGQQPPPPQQQQSGQQYNGERGISIPDHGYCQPISIPLCTDIAYNQTIMPNLLGHTNQEDAGLEVHQFYPLVKVQCSAELKFFLCSMYAPVCTVLEQALPPCRSLCERARQGCEALMNKFGFQWPDTLKCEKFPVHGAGELCVGQNTSDKGTPTPSLLPEFWTSNPQHGGGGYRGGGFAGGAGASERGKFSCPRALKVPSYLNYHFLGEKDCGAPCEPTKVYGLMYFGPEELRFSRTWIGIWSVLCCASTLFTVLTYLVDMRRFSYPERPIIFLSGCYTAVAVAYIAGFLLEDRVVCNDKFAEDGARTVAQGTKKEGCTILFMMLYFFSMASSIWWVILSLTWFLAAGMKWGHEAIEANSQYFHLAAWAVPAIKTITILALGQVDGDVLSGVCFVGLNNVDALRGFVLAPLFVYLFIGTSFLLAGFVSLFRIRTIMKHDGTKTEKLEKLMVRIGVFSVLYTVPATIVIACYFYEQAFRDQWERSWVAQSCKSYAIPCPHLQAGGAPPHPPMSPDFTVFMIKYLMTLIVGITSGFWIWSGKTLNSWRKFYTRLTNSKQGETTV